The proteins below come from a single Candidatus Bathyarchaeia archaeon genomic window:
- a CDS encoding UPF0147 family protein, whose translation MSSRGKSKKADYEARVKQALEVLNEVSQDTTTPRNIRRAAKNAIDALQTTEYSLGVRASNAIAILDDISQDPNMPPYTRVKLWNVMSFLEAIKD comes from the coding sequence ATGAGTAGCCGTGGCAAATCTAAGAAGGCAGATTACGAGGCTAGGGTTAAACAAGCGTTAGAGGTGTTGAACGAGGTCTCCCAAGACACCACTACGCCTAGAAACATTAGGAGAGCGGCTAAAAACGCCATCGACGCTCTTCAAACAACTGAGTACTCGCTGGGCGTTAGGGCGTCAAACGCCATCGCGATCCTAGACGACATATCCCAGGACCCGAACATGCCGCCATATACTAGGGTGAAATTATGGAACGTGATGAGCTTTCTGGAGGCGATAAAAGATTAG
- a CDS encoding DEAD/DEAH box helicase: MEVAYKEWVKHPMIKPNTLEVREYQVKIAKSCLKRNTLVCLPTGLGKTLIALLATAEMLKLKPQSKVIFLSPTRPLVLQHLNTFRKILALNPREMEAVTGYIAPNQRVNLWNKKVVFSTPQVLMNDLLNGKADLSQVSMIIFDEAHRAVGDYAYTFIAERASGERGVLLLGLTASPGVDADEINVIKRNLYMEKIEARTLASSDVKPYVSTLKVEWVKVQLPQKYREAIKRMESYVKSKLKPYLGLLSPAQSKRVRLKDILALVSELKSSSEGGKGSRLAEVYSTVHALKVIELIETQSPESALEYVENLRRRLEVKRSASAKLFLESDEVAESLSLVKEAVKEKVQHPKIPKLLSILRDVLKEARRVMVFTNYRSTASKIVTEVNQSLKGMASAVRLIGQSTKYTDRGLSQKEQTFIIEDFKSGFFNVLIATQIGEEGLDIAECDVVIFYDTVPSAIRYIQRRGRTGRSDPGKVIIMMTEGSRDEAYYWAVRKKEETMIKAISSLETKERGQRPLENFFMEQNQKQTSQDKIKIIVDSRESSSQVINELCRLNVETKLETLSCADYILSDEVAAERKTSEDLATSIVDGRLFDQASRLKETYRKPIIIVEGESLTSLRGVKPESIVGAVSSLLVDYQIPVVRSANSKETALLLYFMAKREQRREGKEPRIRGGKRPPTLREFQEYVVAGLPNVDVKLARRLLKRFKSVEGVFTASAKELMEVEGIGEKKSKKIREVLTANYAQEGS, encoded by the coding sequence ATGGAAGTGGCCTACAAGGAATGGGTTAAGCACCCTATGATAAAGCCTAACACGTTAGAGGTTAGGGAGTATCAGGTTAAGATCGCTAAAAGCTGCCTGAAAAGAAACACGCTTGTATGCCTTCCAACCGGCCTTGGAAAAACCCTCATAGCCTTGCTTGCCACAGCTGAGATGCTGAAGCTAAAGCCGCAAAGCAAGGTAATATTCCTTTCCCCAACGCGCCCTCTAGTTTTACAGCATCTCAACACCTTCAGGAAAATCCTGGCTTTAAACCCGCGGGAAATGGAGGCGGTCACAGGCTACATAGCTCCCAATCAGCGCGTTAACCTCTGGAATAAGAAAGTGGTCTTCTCAACTCCTCAAGTGCTCATGAACGATTTACTCAACGGTAAAGCTGATCTAAGCCAGGTCTCCATGATCATATTCGATGAAGCACATCGGGCGGTCGGCGATTACGCTTACACCTTCATCGCGGAGAGGGCGAGCGGAGAAAGGGGCGTGTTACTGCTAGGTTTAACGGCCTCGCCAGGAGTCGACGCGGACGAGATCAACGTGATAAAAAGGAATTTGTATATGGAGAAAATTGAGGCTAGAACTTTAGCCAGCTCAGATGTTAAACCTTACGTTTCAACATTGAAGGTTGAGTGGGTGAAAGTTCAACTACCTCAAAAATATCGCGAAGCCATAAAGCGCATGGAGTCTTATGTGAAGAGCAAATTGAAGCCATACCTTGGGTTGTTATCTCCCGCGCAAAGCAAGCGGGTAAGATTGAAGGACATCCTAGCCCTGGTAAGTGAGCTAAAAAGCTCTTCGGAAGGCGGTAAAGGTTCGCGGCTAGCCGAAGTTTACTCCACGGTTCACGCCTTAAAGGTAATCGAGCTAATTGAAACCCAAAGCCCCGAATCCGCCTTAGAGTACGTTGAAAATTTACGTCGGCGGTTAGAGGTTAAAAGGTCAGCGTCAGCCAAACTCTTCTTAGAGTCCGATGAGGTTGCGGAGTCTTTAAGTCTTGTAAAGGAGGCTGTGAAGGAAAAGGTTCAACACCCTAAGATTCCTAAGTTACTTTCAATACTTAGAGATGTATTAAAGGAAGCCCGCAGGGTGATGGTATTCACAAACTACAGGTCGACGGCATCTAAAATCGTTACGGAAGTAAATCAGTCGCTGAAGGGGATGGCCTCAGCGGTAAGGCTTATAGGCCAGTCGACAAAGTATACTGATAGGGGTTTATCACAGAAAGAGCAAACGTTCATCATCGAGGACTTCAAGTCAGGCTTCTTCAACGTTCTAATAGCCACCCAGATAGGGGAGGAAGGATTAGACATAGCTGAATGCGACGTCGTCATCTTCTACGACACCGTGCCCAGCGCCATTCGATACATTCAAAGAAGAGGTAGAACTGGGAGAAGCGACCCAGGGAAGGTTATAATCATGATGACTGAGGGGTCGAGGGATGAAGCATACTACTGGGCGGTGAGGAAAAAAGAGGAAACCATGATCAAAGCTATATCCAGCTTAGAAACGAAGGAACGCGGCCAACGACCGCTAGAAAATTTTTTCATGGAACAGAATCAAAAACAGACGAGTCAAGATAAAATTAAGATCATCGTCGACTCAAGGGAATCATCCTCACAGGTTATAAACGAGCTGTGCAGATTAAACGTAGAAACCAAGCTGGAGACCTTATCCTGTGCGGATTACATTCTGAGCGACGAGGTGGCGGCGGAGAGAAAAACTTCTGAGGACCTCGCCACCTCAATCGTCGATGGAAGGCTCTTCGACCAAGCGTCTAGGCTTAAAGAAACGTATAGAAAGCCGATAATTATTGTGGAGGGAGAGAGCCTTACAAGCCTTAGGGGTGTTAAGCCTGAATCCATCGTCGGCGCTGTTTCAAGTCTTCTAGTCGACTATCAGATTCCCGTAGTCAGGTCGGCGAACTCGAAGGAAACCGCTTTGCTCCTATACTTCATGGCTAAAAGGGAGCAGAGAAGAGAGGGCAAGGAGCCTAGGATACGTGGAGGTAAACGACCCCCAACCCTTAGGGAGTTTCAGGAATATGTTGTAGCCGGCCTACCAAACGTCGACGTCAAACTTGCGCGTAGGCTCTTGAAGAGGTTCAAGTCAGTTGAAGGCGTCTTCACAGCGTCCGCGAAGGAGCTAATGGAGGTTGAAGGAATCGGTGAGAAAAAGTCGAAAAAGATAAGGGAAGTGTTGACGGCGAACTATGCCCAAGAAGGTTCATAA
- a CDS encoding redox-regulated ATPase YchF, translated as MIRIGIIGKTNTGKTTFFNSATSSTAEISTYPFTTKKPNMGIAYVSTLCVCGELNVKDNPKNSMCVEGWRFIPIELIDLPGLIRGAWKGRGLGTQFLSVAAQADVLLHIVDASGSVDEDGNLTRPGLGNPVSDVYDIEEELVLWFSKNVEKGRKKVEKLMSEFGYPTSQALEQVLAGIKVRADHIEKALSDLGLEDKALVNWNQKDCMDFSRKLREYSKPTILIANKMDLAPAESNYDRLRDEFKHMMVIPVCSEAELALRRAEEKGFIKYVPGEEDFKVLREDGLTTEQKWALNYVQRRVLSKWLRTGVQFALNMAVFKLLRMNTVYPVEDPAKLSDKRGNVLPDVFLVSPNSTAKDLAAQIHSELAKKMIYAVDARTGLRLPVDYVLRDRDVINIVSAARK; from the coding sequence ATGATTAGGATAGGCATAATAGGGAAAACGAACACGGGTAAAACCACATTCTTCAACTCGGCTACCTCCTCAACCGCGGAGATCTCCACCTATCCATTTACCACCAAGAAGCCTAACATGGGAATCGCCTATGTTAGCACTCTCTGTGTATGCGGAGAGTTGAACGTAAAGGACAACCCTAAAAATTCGATGTGCGTTGAAGGATGGCGGTTCATCCCCATCGAGCTCATAGATTTACCCGGCTTGATTAGAGGAGCATGGAAGGGAAGAGGCCTCGGCACTCAATTCCTTAGCGTAGCCGCCCAAGCTGACGTGCTTCTGCACATCGTGGACGCCTCCGGTAGCGTGGATGAGGATGGAAACCTCACTCGGCCAGGGTTGGGAAACCCCGTGTCCGACGTATACGACATAGAGGAAGAGCTTGTACTATGGTTTTCGAAGAACGTTGAAAAGGGAAGAAAAAAAGTCGAGAAGCTTATGAGCGAATTCGGATACCCGACATCTCAGGCCTTAGAGCAGGTGCTGGCTGGAATAAAGGTTAGGGCGGATCACATAGAGAAGGCCCTCAGCGACCTTGGGCTAGAAGATAAGGCTCTAGTAAACTGGAACCAGAAGGACTGCATGGATTTCTCGAGAAAGCTGAGGGAATATTCGAAACCAACCATACTCATAGCGAACAAGATGGATTTGGCTCCGGCTGAAAGCAACTACGATAGATTGAGGGACGAGTTTAAGCATATGATGGTGATCCCGGTTTGTAGTGAAGCCGAGCTGGCCTTAAGGAGAGCTGAGGAGAAAGGTTTCATAAAATATGTCCCAGGGGAGGAGGACTTTAAGGTGCTCCGGGAAGATGGGCTAACCACGGAGCAGAAATGGGCGCTTAACTATGTTCAAAGGCGAGTTCTATCTAAATGGCTTAGAACCGGTGTGCAGTTCGCGTTGAATATGGCGGTCTTCAAACTTCTAAGAATGAACACGGTGTATCCCGTAGAGGATCCGGCTAAGCTCTCCGATAAAAGGGGGAATGTGCTACCTGACGTCTTCCTCGTCTCCCCTAACTCTACGGCAAAGGACTTGGCTGCGCAGATCCATTCGGAGCTCGCTAAGAAGATGATCTACGCGGTTGACGCTCGAACAGGTCTCAGGCTTCCGGTGGATTACGTTCTAAGGGATAGAGACGTGATAAACATCGTTTCCGCCGCGAGAAAGTGA
- a CDS encoding methionine adenosyltransferase — MRNIIVKELKQTPLNSQPIEICERKGVGHPDSICDALLNEVSNELSKEYLKHFGVIMHHNIDKGLLVAGEVERRFGGGVVKKPMLLIFGDRATFKVDENVVPVEEITVRTAKKWFKENLRFVDPETHVKYQVELKRGSEPLVDIFKRGGAFLGANDTSAAVGFAPLTDTEKIVLETEHFLNSPEFKRKHPESGEDIKIMGVRHNKSLHLTVAMAFVDRYIDSEETYFRRKGEILEEIQEFVTANVDMEQITIDLNTLDRRGRGMGGMYLTVLGTSADDGDCGQVGRGNRVNGIIPLNRPTSSEAAAGKNPVSHVGKIYNLLSYRIAEKIYEKVSGLEEVYIWLVSQIGQSIDQPMMATAELILGKRTKLKEVRNEVKEIIDLELANINMFCKDLIESKVKVC; from the coding sequence TTGAGAAACATTATCGTAAAGGAGTTAAAGCAGACCCCTCTAAACTCTCAGCCAATAGAGATATGCGAAAGAAAGGGTGTAGGTCATCCAGACTCCATCTGCGACGCGTTGCTAAACGAGGTTTCAAACGAGCTCTCCAAGGAATACTTGAAACACTTTGGGGTCATCATGCACCATAACATCGACAAAGGTTTACTGGTCGCCGGTGAAGTGGAGAGAAGGTTCGGTGGAGGAGTTGTTAAAAAGCCCATGTTGCTGATCTTCGGAGATCGAGCGACTTTCAAGGTTGACGAAAACGTGGTTCCAGTGGAGGAGATCACGGTGCGGACAGCTAAAAAATGGTTTAAGGAAAACCTAAGGTTCGTAGATCCGGAAACCCATGTGAAATATCAAGTGGAGTTAAAGAGAGGTTCAGAGCCGCTGGTAGACATCTTTAAAAGAGGCGGGGCATTCCTTGGGGCCAACGACACCTCGGCGGCTGTGGGCTTTGCCCCCCTAACGGACACCGAGAAAATTGTTTTGGAAACCGAGCATTTCTTAAACTCTCCGGAATTTAAAAGGAAACATCCAGAGTCAGGTGAGGACATAAAAATAATGGGAGTTAGACATAACAAATCCCTGCATTTAACAGTAGCAATGGCCTTCGTCGACAGGTACATCGATTCGGAGGAAACATACTTCCGAAGAAAAGGAGAAATCTTGGAGGAAATACAGGAGTTTGTAACCGCAAACGTAGACATGGAGCAAATTACCATAGACCTCAACACGCTTGACAGGAGGGGGAGAGGTATGGGAGGCATGTACTTAACGGTTCTAGGGACCTCAGCTGATGACGGAGACTGCGGCCAGGTTGGGAGAGGTAATAGAGTTAATGGAATAATCCCATTAAACAGGCCAACCAGCTCAGAGGCTGCGGCTGGAAAGAACCCTGTAAGCCACGTAGGCAAAATCTACAACCTACTCTCCTACAGAATTGCTGAAAAAATATATGAGAAGGTTTCAGGTCTAGAGGAGGTCTACATATGGCTAGTCAGTCAAATAGGTCAATCGATAGACCAACCGATGATGGCCACGGCTGAATTAATTCTAGGGAAACGCACAAAACTTAAGGAGGTGAGAAACGAAGTAAAGGAGATCATAGACTTAGAGCTCGCGAACATAAACATGTTCTGCAAAGACTTGATTGAAAGCAAGGTCAAGGTATGCTGA
- a CDS encoding CBS domain-containing protein: MLPELRDIEKRRRALGLTQKDLARYAGVSQSFIAKIESGRISPSYEKTKAIFDVLTSLERKREIKASEIMNDRIVGVSKDRPVSEAAKLMSETGYSQLPVFDDGNVVGSITEKTIINGMMRVKDPAELSQIRVEKIMDDAFPRIDESTPMDAISYLLQYSPAVLVTKKGKVVGIITKADLLKIFTG, from the coding sequence ATGCTGCCTGAACTGAGGGATATTGAGAAGAGAAGACGAGCCCTAGGATTAACTCAAAAAGACTTAGCGAGATACGCTGGGGTTAGCCAATCGTTTATAGCCAAAATCGAATCCGGTAGAATTAGCCCCTCATATGAAAAAACGAAGGCCATATTCGACGTGTTAACGAGCCTGGAGAGGAAAAGGGAGATAAAAGCCTCAGAAATCATGAACGACCGCATAGTAGGAGTCTCTAAGGATAGACCTGTTTCAGAGGCGGCGAAGTTGATGTCTGAAACAGGATACTCTCAGCTACCAGTATTCGACGACGGGAACGTTGTTGGAAGCATTACTGAGAAGACGATCATCAACGGAATGATGAGGGTTAAGGATCCAGCGGAGCTTTCTCAGATAAGGGTTGAAAAAATCATGGATGACGCATTCCCTAGGATAGACGAGTCCACGCCTATGGACGCTATCTCCTACCTACTTCAATACAGTCCAGCTGTGCTGGTCACCAAGAAGGGAAAAGTAGTTGGAATAATTACGAAAGCAGATCTTTTAAAGATCTTTACTGGTTAG
- a CDS encoding rhomboid family intramembrane serine protease, with translation MKITVTLILVSCLFSLAAWSLDPVFIQECLIYSLKNILEGKAWTVFTAVFVHSNPIHLLGNMLFLFVFGETLEKELGGRRMAGSFLLGGALAFLASTPFYGQEVGMLGASAGIFTLAAVAMLVKPLRFSWLFLSPVGVVAFLYFLYNVMLVYRGVHDSVSYIGHVLGFTVGVPLGIAWSRRWGFNLLVTVFLLALYFMILKIFLGVELFG, from the coding sequence ATGAAGATAACTGTGACTTTAATCCTAGTTTCCTGTTTGTTTTCGCTTGCCGCGTGGTCCCTGGATCCAGTTTTCATCCAAGAATGTTTGATTTACAGCTTGAAAAACATTTTAGAGGGCAAGGCCTGGACGGTGTTTACCGCGGTATTCGTTCATTCGAACCCTATTCACCTTTTGGGCAACATGCTTTTTTTGTTCGTGTTCGGGGAAACGTTAGAGAAGGAGCTTGGAGGAAGGAGGATGGCTGGTTCATTTCTACTAGGTGGGGCATTAGCCTTTCTCGCAAGCACACCATTCTATGGACAGGAGGTGGGGATGTTAGGGGCCTCAGCCGGCATTTTCACCTTAGCGGCCGTCGCGATGCTGGTTAAACCTCTGAGGTTTTCATGGCTGTTCCTCTCCCCCGTTGGAGTAGTGGCTTTTCTATACTTCCTATATAACGTCATGCTCGTTTACCGTGGAGTACACGACTCCGTCTCCTACATTGGGCATGTACTGGGGTTTACAGTCGGAGTACCCTTGGGAATAGCTTGGAGTAGGAGATGGGGGTTCAATCTGTTGGTGACAGTTTTTCTTTTAGCGTTGTACTTCATGATTCTCAAAATCTTTTTGGGGGTTGAGCTCTTTGGATGA
- a CDS encoding 5-formyltetrahydrofolate cyclo-ligase gives MDDRLMSSNLFVKEEKERLRLRVWRTMFESGVSRPPYPCYGRIPNFSGAKEAAERVRSVPEYVKANVILVSPDSPQRPVREAVLKDEKTLVMATPRLRNGYLVIEPLTVTDVKRASSIWGAYKIGRLIKDLCAVDFVVEGCVAVDLKGNRLGKGGGFGDREIAAARRLNEEVKVAVTCHSIQVLSHVPRSSWDQPVQYIATEAALHVCG, from the coding sequence TTGGATGACCGTTTGATGAGTTCGAATCTATTCGTGAAAGAGGAGAAGGAACGTTTGAGGCTGAGGGTTTGGCGAACTATGTTTGAGAGCGGGGTATCGAGGCCTCCATATCCATGCTACGGCCGAATACCTAATTTTTCAGGAGCCAAAGAGGCGGCGGAAAGGGTTAGAAGTGTACCTGAATACGTGAAGGCCAACGTTATTTTAGTAAGCCCTGACTCCCCCCAAAGACCCGTCAGGGAGGCTGTGCTCAAAGACGAGAAAACGTTGGTGATGGCTACTCCTCGGCTTCGAAACGGATACCTTGTCATCGAACCCTTGACGGTTACTGATGTGAAGAGGGCCTCATCCATCTGGGGAGCTTATAAGATAGGCCGCTTGATTAAGGATTTATGCGCCGTGGATTTCGTCGTTGAAGGATGCGTGGCGGTAGATTTGAAGGGAAACAGGCTTGGGAAGGGAGGGGGTTTTGGAGACAGGGAAATCGCGGCCGCTAGGAGGCTTAATGAGGAGGTTAAGGTCGCAGTTACCTGCCATTCCATCCAAGTTTTAAGCCATGTTCCACGGTCAAGTTGGGATCAACCCGTGCAGTACATTGCCACCGAGGCTGCTTTGCATGTTTGCGGTTAA
- a CDS encoding Sjogren's syndrome/scleroderma autoantigen 1 family protein, with amino-acid sequence MSEHVRRMADLLKAGASMLSEPCPACGSPLFEVKGKVYCVKCNKPVVIVRSVEEEERVKSEFVLSRLESTVLARLSEAAEALDSEAEVKEVKKVGESILVWLEVLDKIRKLKAGL; translated from the coding sequence ATGAGTGAGCATGTAAGAAGGATGGCGGACCTGCTGAAGGCTGGGGCGTCGATGCTATCGGAGCCCTGTCCAGCTTGCGGCTCCCCACTTTTTGAGGTTAAAGGCAAAGTCTACTGCGTTAAATGTAATAAGCCTGTGGTGATCGTTAGAAGCGTTGAAGAGGAGGAAAGGGTGAAGTCAGAGTTTGTGCTGTCTAGGCTGGAGAGCACAGTTTTGGCGAGGCTAAGCGAGGCCGCTGAGGCTCTGGACTCTGAGGCTGAGGTCAAAGAGGTAAAGAAGGTGGGGGAATCGATCCTCGTCTGGTTAGAAGTGCTGGATAAAATAAGGAAGCTTAAAGCTGGCTTATGA
- a CDS encoding CPBP family intramembrane glutamic endopeptidase has translation MNIIERTVKSLNYFIVALASINLTLYLFSLFLGVYMLISIQEAAEYMKEAFTPFIIIYMIPLRIPAQLTVGEVFTLLNIIYAIFFALTYMTGDGFHRQFKHVKDRNVLIPSNNWLLSMPYISGALLIGIIILQSFQEAHGVPTGGIRFNNPFNAMFSLAYSPLIEEIGFRVTPIGTLISIITYRATKERRLKKIWNASVSYIHPDRVKDALGLPTVDKNGVIRGLTVYEWILIAGSSAMFGLAHYFSGSGWNVGKISSATLAGVVLSIVYIWKGIPACVLLHWFFNYFGYVFDVAGAHWPNLLSPVSSLLDGVILLSGILGMSVIGFKTFSSLIKLLKPPTFPFNRILREHA, from the coding sequence TTGAACATAATTGAACGAACCGTTAAGTCGTTAAATTACTTTATTGTAGCCCTAGCATCGATTAATTTGACCCTATACTTATTCTCCCTATTTTTGGGCGTTTACATGCTTATCAGCATTCAGGAAGCCGCAGAATATATGAAAGAAGCATTCACGCCATTCATTATCATCTACATGATTCCACTTAGGATTCCAGCTCAACTCACGGTCGGCGAGGTCTTCACATTATTAAATATAATATACGCTATTTTTTTCGCTTTAACCTATATGACGGGTGATGGATTTCATAGACAATTCAAACACGTAAAAGACAGAAACGTGTTAATACCTTCAAACAATTGGTTGCTATCAATGCCGTATATTTCGGGAGCGCTTTTAATCGGAATCATCATCCTCCAGAGCTTCCAAGAAGCCCATGGAGTACCAACGGGAGGTATAAGGTTTAACAATCCTTTTAACGCCATGTTTAGCTTAGCTTATTCCCCCCTCATCGAGGAGATCGGATTCAGAGTCACTCCGATCGGTACGCTCATCAGCATAATAACTTACCGAGCCACTAAAGAAAGGCGTCTAAAGAAAATATGGAATGCATCGGTTTCCTACATTCACCCCGACCGTGTGAAAGACGCTTTAGGCTTACCGACGGTCGATAAAAACGGCGTGATACGTGGATTAACGGTCTATGAATGGATTCTTATTGCAGGCTCATCAGCGATGTTCGGTTTAGCCCATTATTTCTCAGGAAGCGGCTGGAACGTCGGTAAAATTTCCTCAGCCACGCTCGCGGGCGTAGTGCTCTCCATCGTATATATCTGGAAGGGGATTCCCGCATGCGTGCTTCTTCACTGGTTTTTCAACTACTTTGGCTACGTGTTTGACGTCGCTGGGGCCCATTGGCCCAATCTGCTTTCACCAGTTTCATCACTTCTTGACGGGGTGATTCTTCTATCCGGAATACTGGGGATGAGCGTTATCGGGTTTAAGACGTTTAGTTCGCTAATTAAACTTTTAAAGCCGCCCACCTTTCCTTTTAATAGGATCCTCAGAGAACACGCTTAA